A stretch of Brachyhypopomus gauderio isolate BG-103 chromosome 3, BGAUD_0.2, whole genome shotgun sequence DNA encodes these proteins:
- the LOC143510636 gene encoding interferon-induced protein with tetratricopeptide repeats 5-like yields the protein MSLTQDTFLKSQLLQLECHFTWALRKEDTNLTDLLIRLEDQIDLEVGREAGVARTYSSLGFVKYLLGSYNEALSNLQRSEELTRQYHGDNCNNCNKMLMVTYGNFAWLHYHMEARWDCESYLNKLKEINEKHPPASSSVPYPEVLGEKGWALLKFSRKYYERAQECFRKALELEPDEGEWNAGYAIALYRTNPDLSSTTDCPVIKQLRRAVHANPDDDVLKVLLGIRLSAYKKFSEAESLVEQALERSPEHPHVIRYVGKFFRNKGSVERSIALLKRALERTPKSSFIHHQLALCYKRKKMSLFQAGSHHSKGAEIQRIRDQCIYHLEEATTLKPSFILAMSELAVQYGENQDISKAEELFHTTFQTAKQENGGCQVVTVYYAEFQQYSKRCEPLAIKHYKEGLRMNPNTVGGRRSTACLKRIAEKRMARNPNDGEALGILGLIHKENGDKHKAIEYYEKALSYVDDDEYLSALCELRLSLQ from the exons ATGAG TTTGACTCAAGACACGTTTTTAAAATCCCAGCTTCTTCAATTAGAATGCCATTTCACCTGGGCTCTGAGGAAAGAGGACACAAATCTCACTGATCTTCTAATTAGACTGGAAGATCAAATTGACTTGGAAGTTGGTAGGGAGGCAGGAGTCGCGCGTACATACAGCAGTTTGGGATTTGTAAAGTATCTCTTGGGATCCTATAATGAAGCTCTTAGCAACTTACAGAGATCTGAAGAACTCACAAGACAATATCATGGAGACAACTGTAATAACTGTAATAAGATGCTCATGGTTACCTATGGAAACTTTGCATGGTTGCATTATCATATGGAAGCTCGTTGGGATTGTGAAAGTTATTTAAATAAACTGAAGGAGATCAATGAGAAACATCCACCTGCCTCTTCGTCTGTGCCTTATCCTGAGGTTCTCGGAGAGAAGGGATGGGCTTTACTCAAATTCTCACGCAAGTACTACGAGAGGGCGCAAGAGTGCTTCAGGAAAGCCTTGGAGCTGGAACCAGATGAGGGAGAATGGAATGCAGGCTATGCCATAGCTCTGTACCGCACAAATCCTGATCTCTCCAGCACTACAGATTGCCCTGTAATTAAACAACTAAGACGGGCAGTGCATGCTAACCCAGACGATGATGTTCTTAAAGTTCTGCTCGGTATCAGGCTAAGTGCCTACAAAAAGTTCAGCGAGGCTGAGAGCTTAGTTGAGCAAGCACTGGAGAGGTCTCCAGAACACCCACATGTGATTCGATACGTTGGGAAATTTTTCAGGAACAAAGGGTCTGTGGAGAGGTCCATTGCCTTGTTGAAGAGAGCATTAGAGAGGACACCCAAGTCGAGCTTCATACATCACCAGCTAGCACTCTGCtacaagagaaagaaaatgagtcTGTTTCAAGCTGGAAGCCACCATAGCAAGGGAGCTGAGATTCAACGGATTCGTGATCAGTGCATCTATCATTTAGAAGAGGCCACCACACTGAAGCCATCCTTCATCCTTGCTATGAGCGAGCTGGCAGTACAGTATGGAGAGAACCAGGATATTTCCAAGGCAGAAGAGCTGTTCCACACTACATTCCAAACAGCCAAACAAGAGAATGGTGGTTGCCAGGTAGTTACAGTTTATTATGCAGAATTCCAGCAGTACAGTAAGAGATGTGAACCTCTGGCCATCAAACACTACAAGGAAGGTCTTCGGATGAATCCCAACACAGTGGGAGGGAGGAGAAGTACAGCCTGTTTGAAAAGAATTGCAGAGAAAAGAATGGCCAGAAATCCAAATGACGGAGAGGCTTTAGGAATACTGGGATTAATCCATAAGGAAAATGGAGATAAACATAAAGCTATTGAGTATTATGAGAAAGCTCTGAGCTACGTAGACGATGATGAATACCTCAGTGCTCTTTGTGAACTTAGACTTTCTTTACAGTAA
- the ch25h gene encoding cholesterol 25-hydroxylase-like protein, producing the protein MFQLQSTWDCIRQYETWLRSPFFPILFSLTVYLSFCLPFVVLDLLSSRVALVRRYKIQQKSQVTLRMMWTCLALSLYNHAVYIFPLSVLHWYWRPISYPVEAPAALAVVRDLASCLLLFDFQYFVWHLLHHRVPWLYRTFHKVHHKHTSTFALTTEYSGAWETLSLGFFAAMNPMLLGCHPFTEMLFHVLNMWLSVEDHCGYDLPWATHRLVPFGLYGGAPHHDLHHQKFKTNYAPYFTHWDKLLGTLQSE; encoded by the coding sequence ATGTTTCAGCTCCAGAGCACCTGGGATTGCATCCGCCAGTATGAGACCTGGTTGAGGTCTCCCTTTTTCCCCATCCTGTTTTCTCTGACAGTATATCTGAGCTTCTGTCTGCCTTTTGTGGTACTGGACCTTCTGTCTTCCCGTGTGGCGCTGGTGAGGAGATACAAGATCCAGCAGAAGAGCCAGGTGACATTAAGAATGATGTGGACTTGCCTGGCGCTCTCGCTCTACAACCACGCCGTCTACATCTTCCCCCTGAGTGTTCTGCACTGGTACTGGCGACCCATCAGCTACCCGGTGGAGGCTCCAGCCGCCCTGGCGGTCGTGCGGGATTTGGCCTCCTGCCTGCTACTCTTCGACTTCCAATACTTCGTCTGGCACCTGTTGCATCACAGGGTGCCCTGGCTCTACCGCACTTTCCACAAGGTGCACCACAAGCACACATCCACCTTCGCTCTCACCACGGAGTACTCTGGGGCCTGGGAGACGCTGTCCCTGGGTTTCTTTGCAGCTATGAACCCCATGCTTCTGGGCTGCCACCCCTTTACTGAGATGCTCTTCCATGTGTTGAACATGTGGTTGTCTGTGGAGGATCACTGCGGCTATGACCTGCCCTGGGCCACACACAGGCTCGTGCCCTTTGGACTGTATGGAGGTGCTCCACACCATGACCTTCACCACCAGAAGTTCAAGACGAACTACGCACCATACTTCACACACTGGGACAAGCTGCTGGGAACTCTGCAATCTGAATGA